cttcagaaaTGGATAGAGCAGTGTAGTTCCAGAACTGGAGCTAATACAGCTAGTGAAGACcatctgattggcagggtgtAGAGTTTCCCCCACCAGTCTGACATTGAAGGCCAACACTTTTTACACTgtcagattatcgggaacaaacgttTATACCTACGCTCATCTCTGATACTCTGACTGATAATCGGTTCGTGTAAAAGGACCCCAAAAAAGGAGGTTGTCCTTTAGGAATCACTAACCTCAGGGTTCTTCAGTTCTTCAGTGACATAATTCAGATTATTCCATCCATCATAGGACCAGAGCCCTTGATAAAAGGCCACCCCAACAGGTCCAAAACCAGTGGCTGTGTTTTCAAAGGCGCTCTGTAAAACCTTGGTGTTCCCCATGACCAAAAGGACCATGCCACCCACAATCATTACCAATAGAACTATCAGCTTAGCTGCTGTGAAGAAGTTCATGATGGACATGGAAAGTCTGACATTCAGACAATTGACAATCGCCAGGACAAGGATGCAGGCAGCTGCTGTGCACTTAGTGATGGCTTGTGGAGCTGGACAGTCTGGGAAGAAAGAAGCCACAACGTATTCTGCAAAGCTTAGAGAGACTCCAGCTATGCTGGCCGGCCTCACCACGATGACTGAGGTGAACGCCAGGAGAAAGGCAGGTAAGGAGCCAACGTTCCTTAAAATATATACGTAATCTCCTCCAGATTCCTTAATGACTGTTCCAAGTTCAGCATAGCATAGGGCACCAAGCATAGCTAGGAGGCCACAAGCAGCCCATATTAAGAGACTAGCCCCAGGACTCCCCATGTAATACAGGACCCATTGAGGAGACATGAAGATCCCAGAGCCAATCATGGTGCCAGCGATCATGGACACAGCACTTATGAGACCTAGCTCCCGTTTTAGATGAATCTTTCCAGTGTCCTCCTCCATTTTTCCATCAGCGGATGTTGAAGAGGTCTCCCTTAGTTCCATCTTGTACGTCAAGTCCTCCAATCAGATGTCTGTGAAAGAAAGGAGAAGACACTGCACTCTTTGACAGCCCAACATTGGCAATTAACACCTAAGTTAAATATTAAAGAACTTCGCGAGTTTTCTGTAATTTTAGTTAATGATCTCTTAAAAAAGAGACAAGAAATTGTATATTCAGGTGAATAGGGGACATACGGATGCTACATTGTGCTGAGCTATAGCCTAGAGTTCAGTGGACATACGGCAGGCAGTAGTTATGAGCGGCATAGACAATATTCgtttttcgcaatatttcgcgaattttttgcataatattcgcaataaattcgcgAATTCTGGAAtgcgtgatctccagtcattattttttgcaattgagcaaatcagcactaatgatgcgcatattttttgcacaatacgtacaacttcacattttatcaggtctgagtagatattactgattggtgcactaagtattgttgtgacatcacagcactatgtctgtagcatgtatgtatggacagcagagaaacagtaattcctatcacactacctaacaccctgcactgtaacctatcagctacactatatcactatctaacctacactgactatctgtattatatatatgagctaactaactaactaatgtaattggataaggaacaggatccagatgaaagcacagagcacagcaatgacactgctctctctctcagaactgcaaaacaacagcagaaaatggctgctggggaggttcttatacagTAAGGGGttggcagctttcctattggttgctagggatgttgctaagctctgacaaagatattgcaggcttcttattggcccacaagaaagaagggaggttactgatgaaaaaaaaatctagaatattcgcaattataaatatatagcactatattctacatcttcggaaattctcgaagtgccgatattcgcgataaaaatttgtgattataatgttcgcgatcaacactagcagACAGTAGATACTTCAGGTTTTGCAGCCGACACCAGGCGAAGGTAGACATGCTATGCTA
The genomic region above belongs to Bufo gargarizans isolate SCDJY-AF-19 chromosome 4, ASM1485885v1, whole genome shotgun sequence and contains:
- the LOC122935796 gene encoding b(0,+)-type amino acid transporter 1-like, with the translated sequence MELRETSSTSADGKMEEDTGKIHLKRELGLISAVSMIAGTMIGSGIFMSPQWVLYYMGSPGASLLIWAACGLLAMLGALCYAELGTVIKESGGDYVYILRNVGSLPAFLLAFTSVIVVRPASIAGVSLSFAEYVVASFFPDCPAPQAITKCTAAACILVLAIVNCLNVRLSMSIMNFFTAAKLIVLLVMIVGGMVLLVMGNTKVLQSAFENTATGFGPVGVAFYQGLWSYDGWNNLNYVTEELKNPEVNLPRAVMIAIPLVTCIYLLVNVSYFAAMTPQELLTSDAVAISWGLKVLGTWTWIISLGVALSTFGSANGTFFSGGRVCYVAAREGHLPDVLSMAHVTRLTPSPALIFTSAISLIMIIPGDFSSIVNFFSFTAWLFYGITISGLIYMKIKKPDIPRPYKVPIIIPVIVLIASVYLVLAPIIGSPQLEYLYVVLFILSGIILYFPVVRYKWSPGWFHSVTLYLQLLLQVAPADKNE